A region from the Cryptosporangium arvum DSM 44712 genome encodes:
- a CDS encoding DUF1918 domain-containing protein: MNAHRGDEILLQPPGAGHPVRDGEVIGVDDPDGFPPYLVRWSDGRTTLLYPGPDAQVKHLHGCGSPPDPTQD; this comes from the coding sequence ATGAACGCTCATCGCGGAGACGAGATCCTGCTTCAGCCGCCCGGGGCCGGACACCCGGTCCGGGACGGCGAGGTCATCGGCGTGGACGATCCCGACGGCTTCCCTCCCTACCTGGTGCGGTGGAGCGACGGCCGCACGACGCTGCTCTACCCGGGACCGGATGCGCAGGTCAAGCATCTCCACGGCTGCGGATCCCCGCCGGATCCGACGCAGGACTGA
- a CDS encoding universal stress protein has product MTSIEDRGVVTVGLDSPATTGPAVQWALEYARTRGAAVRLIAGRPYPGPAEQVRARVDDLVLLSRSTVPGLDVVGEVAAEPLGPALLAAAQSSELVVIGDRASRRHASDLRPTVDALVAWAECPVVVARSARWPNPEAPIAAALDGSDRDDAVLDTALELAARCVSPLVAIQLSPDGPDRATAARVATRLAHRERAYARVPVRFRAAVGPAAPVLLLAARWASLLVVGPPRADGVTRSVTHEAVCPVLVARRPSVAPGLAGLGGLIVSAPV; this is encoded by the coding sequence ATGACGAGCATCGAAGACCGCGGTGTGGTGACGGTCGGCCTGGATTCGCCGGCGACGACCGGGCCGGCGGTGCAGTGGGCGCTGGAGTACGCGCGGACCCGCGGGGCGGCCGTGCGACTGATCGCCGGCCGGCCGTACCCCGGCCCGGCCGAGCAGGTCCGGGCCCGGGTGGACGATCTGGTGTTGCTGTCCCGCTCGACGGTCCCGGGCCTCGATGTCGTCGGTGAGGTCGCCGCGGAGCCGCTCGGACCCGCGCTGCTGGCCGCGGCGCAGAGCAGCGAACTGGTCGTGATCGGTGACCGCGCGTCGCGGCGCCATGCCTCCGACCTGCGGCCGACGGTCGACGCGCTCGTCGCCTGGGCCGAGTGCCCGGTGGTCGTCGCGCGGTCGGCGCGCTGGCCGAACCCGGAGGCGCCGATCGCGGCCGCCCTCGACGGATCGGATCGCGACGACGCGGTGCTGGACACGGCCTTGGAGCTGGCGGCGCGCTGCGTCTCGCCGCTGGTCGCGATCCAGCTCAGCCCGGACGGACCGGACCGGGCCACGGCCGCGCGGGTCGCCACCCGGCTGGCGCACCGGGAGCGGGCCTACGCGCGGGTGCCGGTTCGCTTCCGGGCGGCGGTGGGTCCGGCCGCGCCGGTCCTCCTGCTGGCCGCACGCTGGGCGAGCCTGCTCGTCGTGGGGCCGCCGCGTGCCGACGGCGTCACCCGCTCGGTGACGCACGAAGCCGTGTGCCCGGTGCTCGTCGCGCGCCGCCCGAGCGTGGCGCCGGGCCTGGCCGGGCTCGGTGGCCTGATCGTCTCCGCGCCCGTTTGA
- a CDS encoding universal stress protein, producing MTITPVVTVGIDGSESARAALDWAVEYARAHGASLRLVNGLELPEPSPAYTPYPIGDVRDAVEKEACEALDAARTRVHETAPEVEVTTAVVAHPPVPALLEASGHSALLVVGCHGWGEFAGLFLGSVSASVTAHAACPVVVVRGDGAGRTAAPVVVGVHGSGDEDATLETAFGEAARRRVPLVAVSAWSDVTLENAAGAIVGAWPTWDRLREEAGHRLEATLRPWRDKYPSLHVGTMVVRDRPAAALLDRSAEAQLLVVGSRGRGGFAGMRLGSVPRRLVHHAHCPVLVVRHAEE from the coding sequence ATGACCATCACTCCTGTTGTCACCGTCGGGATCGACGGTTCGGAATCCGCGCGTGCCGCCCTGGACTGGGCGGTGGAGTACGCGCGGGCGCACGGCGCGTCGCTCCGTCTCGTCAACGGCTTGGAGTTGCCCGAGCCGTCGCCCGCGTACACGCCGTATCCGATCGGGGACGTCCGCGACGCCGTCGAGAAGGAAGCGTGCGAAGCCCTGGATGCGGCGCGGACCCGGGTGCACGAGACCGCACCGGAGGTCGAGGTGACCACGGCGGTCGTGGCCCATCCACCGGTGCCGGCTCTGCTCGAGGCGTCCGGACACAGCGCGTTGCTCGTCGTCGGGTGCCACGGGTGGGGCGAGTTCGCCGGCCTGTTCCTCGGCTCGGTCTCCGCGTCGGTCACGGCTCACGCCGCGTGTCCGGTCGTGGTGGTCCGCGGCGACGGTGCCGGCCGGACGGCCGCGCCGGTCGTCGTCGGCGTGCACGGATCCGGCGACGAGGACGCCACGCTGGAGACCGCGTTCGGCGAAGCGGCGCGCCGCCGGGTGCCGCTCGTGGCGGTGAGCGCGTGGAGTGACGTCACGCTGGAGAACGCCGCCGGTGCGATCGTCGGAGCCTGGCCGACCTGGGACCGGCTCCGCGAGGAAGCGGGCCACCGCCTCGAGGCGACACTGCGACCCTGGCGGGACAAGTACCCGTCGCTCCACGTCGGAACCATGGTGGTTCGGGACCGTCCGGCCGCGGCTCTGCTCGACCGGTCGGCCGAAGCGCAGCTGCTGGTGGTCGGCTCCCGCGGACGCGGTGGCTTCGCCGGCATGCGTCTGGGCTCGGTTCCCCGACGCCTCGTTCACCACGCGCACTGCCCTGTCCTCGTCGTCCGACACGCGGAGGAGTAA
- a CDS encoding universal stress protein, which produces MTAYRKPIVVGVSPTDSANDVVAWGAREAQLRGRRLRLVHAHEFAHGGTAAPATARLAYRDAAEWMRAQRAYAARLLPGGELEATVLDGNWVEVLLHQASDAEMLVVGSGDEWRTDGLATARAVQLVAHADVPVIVVRGGGQPAAAAGRVVVGCGEGDQPDVLLAAAFDEADRRGVDLLVVRSRISADVPREADVLAGWRAKYPQVVAGLRVCHESPAAALIEASQAAGLVIVGSRGAGGFPGLRLGSVTDAVLRHAVCPVLVVPVVR; this is translated from the coding sequence ATGACCGCCTACCGCAAGCCGATAGTCGTGGGTGTCAGCCCGACGGACTCGGCCAACGACGTGGTGGCCTGGGGAGCGCGTGAGGCCCAGCTGCGGGGGCGACGGCTCCGGCTCGTGCACGCGCACGAGTTCGCTCACGGAGGCACCGCGGCGCCGGCCACCGCGCGGCTGGCCTACCGCGACGCGGCCGAGTGGATGCGTGCTCAGCGCGCGTACGCCGCCCGGTTGCTCCCCGGCGGCGAGCTCGAGGCCACCGTGCTCGACGGCAACTGGGTGGAGGTGCTCCTCCACCAGGCGTCCGACGCCGAGATGCTGGTGGTGGGCAGCGGCGACGAGTGGCGGACCGACGGGCTCGCCACCGCGCGGGCCGTGCAGCTCGTCGCCCACGCCGACGTCCCGGTGATCGTCGTGCGTGGAGGCGGGCAGCCGGCTGCCGCCGCCGGTCGGGTGGTCGTCGGTTGCGGGGAGGGAGACCAGCCCGACGTCCTGCTCGCCGCCGCTTTCGACGAAGCGGACCGGCGTGGGGTGGACCTGCTGGTGGTGCGGTCCCGGATCTCGGCCGACGTTCCGCGGGAAGCGGACGTGCTGGCCGGTTGGCGCGCGAAGTATCCCCAGGTCGTCGCCGGGCTCAGGGTGTGCCACGAGTCGCCGGCGGCGGCGCTGATCGAGGCGTCGCAGGCGGCCGGTCTGGTCATCGTCGGGAGCCGCGGAGCGGGAGGTTTTCCCGGGCTGCGGCTCGGATCGGTGACCGACGCGGTGCTGCGCCACGCCGTCTGCCCCGTGCTGGTCGTCCCGGTCGTCCGCTGA
- a CDS encoding flavodoxin family protein, protein MRSLIVVESMFGNTRAVADAVADGLASAGPVTVLDLADAPPAPHVDVDLLVVGAPTHAFSLSRPNTRHAAEQQGAQHRDRGLREWLANLSPCLPGTFATAFTTRIPKKFVPGSAAKAATRRLERHGYRAAAPPEDFFVLDTAGPLRAGELERATAWGQRLAASVPDRPLKGEAR, encoded by the coding sequence ATGCGATCACTGATCGTGGTGGAGTCGATGTTCGGCAACACCCGTGCCGTCGCCGACGCCGTCGCGGACGGGCTGGCCTCGGCCGGTCCCGTCACCGTGCTGGATCTGGCGGACGCACCGCCGGCCCCGCACGTCGACGTGGACCTGCTGGTGGTCGGCGCACCGACGCACGCGTTCAGCCTCTCCCGCCCCAACACCCGGCACGCCGCGGAGCAGCAAGGCGCGCAGCACCGCGACAGGGGCCTCCGCGAGTGGCTCGCGAACCTCTCGCCGTGCCTGCCGGGTACCTTCGCGACCGCGTTCACGACCCGGATCCCGAAGAAGTTCGTCCCGGGATCGGCGGCCAAGGCCGCGACCCGGCGGCTCGAACGCCACGGGTACCGCGCCGCGGCCCCACCGGAGGACTTCTTCGTCCTCGACACCGCCGGACCGCTCCGCGCCGGCGAGCTCGAGCGCGCGACGGCGTGGGGGCAGCGCCTCGCCGCCTCCGTGCCCGACCGCCCCCTGAAGGGAGAGGCACGATGA
- a CDS encoding CBS domain-containing protein codes for MSHRTVKDVMTTTVRIVYAGTPVKLIAEQLDFAGISAMPVLDDEADVVGVVSETDLLHKITYQDERDEWPRLLRRHRTDRAKAEGLVARDLMTAPAITIDADASVVDAARLMEKRDVKRLPVVNDTGKLLGIVSRGDLVRLFVRSDAQIRDEVEAEVFGRVLLHPPDVAAEVTDGVVTLSGTLPRRSDVELAVEFARRIDGVVRVVDALAHVDDDTSYRALREQVSYPSGPFL; via the coding sequence ATGAGCCACCGCACGGTCAAGGACGTCATGACGACCACCGTCCGAATCGTCTACGCCGGTACGCCGGTGAAGCTCATCGCCGAGCAACTCGACTTCGCCGGGATCAGCGCGATGCCCGTGCTCGACGACGAAGCGGACGTGGTCGGCGTCGTGTCGGAGACCGACCTGCTGCACAAGATCACCTACCAGGACGAGCGCGACGAGTGGCCGCGGCTGCTGCGACGCCACCGCACGGACCGGGCGAAGGCCGAGGGCCTGGTGGCCCGCGATCTGATGACCGCGCCGGCGATCACGATCGACGCGGACGCCTCGGTCGTCGACGCCGCTCGGCTGATGGAGAAGCGCGACGTCAAGCGGCTGCCGGTCGTCAACGACACCGGCAAGCTCCTGGGGATCGTCAGCCGCGGTGACCTCGTCCGGCTGTTCGTCCGGTCCGACGCGCAGATCCGCGACGAGGTGGAGGCCGAGGTCTTCGGCCGGGTGCTGCTGCACCCGCCGGACGTGGCCGCCGAGGTCACCGACGGGGTCGTGACGCTCAGCGGCACGCTGCCACGCCGCAGCGACGTCGAGCTCGCCGTCGAGTTCGCGCGCCGGATCGACGGCGTCGTCAGGGTCGTCGACGCGCTGGCCCACGTGGACGACGACACCAGTTACCGCGCTCTGCGGGAGCAAGTCAGCTACCCGTCCGGCCCGTTCCTCTGA
- a CDS encoding Hsp20/alpha crystallin family protein, translating into MGSAKGGIRFEERREKDRYVVRAELPGVDPEKDIQISVAEGTLTITAERREEKQEGTRTE; encoded by the coding sequence ATGGGAAGCGCCAAGGGCGGCATCCGGTTCGAGGAGCGCCGGGAGAAGGACCGCTACGTGGTGCGCGCCGAACTGCCCGGCGTGGACCCGGAAAAGGACATCCAGATCTCCGTCGCGGAGGGCACCCTGACGATCACGGCGGAACGGCGCGAGGAGAAGCAGGAGGGAACCCGGACCGAGTAG
- a CDS encoding CBS domain-containing protein has product MTTDVVTVDRDTPAKVIAQVLDARHVNAVPVLDEQRHVVGVVSEQDLLHKITYADLADADTDGWWRLLSRHHDAKAKSRASVARDLMTSPAVTVLPDATIVEAAQRMERHGVKSLPVVDGVGELVGIVTRRDLVGVLLRPDQQIHDEIVHEIFGAALLADVPDLAVEVTDGVVTLRGTLDRLTQANVAAGLVKRVDGVVHVDNELSYRTDDTVYVGM; this is encoded by the coding sequence ATGACGACCGACGTCGTCACGGTCGATCGCGACACCCCGGCGAAGGTGATCGCCCAGGTTCTGGACGCCCGGCACGTCAACGCCGTACCGGTCCTGGACGAGCAGCGCCACGTGGTGGGGGTCGTCTCCGAGCAGGACCTGCTGCACAAGATCACCTACGCGGACCTGGCCGACGCGGACACCGACGGCTGGTGGCGGCTGCTCAGCCGGCACCACGACGCCAAGGCCAAGTCGCGCGCCTCGGTGGCCCGCGACCTGATGACCTCGCCGGCCGTCACCGTCCTCCCGGACGCGACGATCGTCGAGGCCGCGCAGCGGATGGAGCGGCACGGCGTGAAGAGCCTGCCGGTGGTGGACGGCGTCGGCGAGCTGGTCGGCATCGTCACCCGCAGGGACCTGGTCGGTGTGCTGCTGCGACCGGACCAGCAGATCCACGACGAGATCGTGCACGAGATCTTCGGAGCGGCCCTGCTCGCGGACGTCCCGGACCTGGCCGTCGAGGTCACCGACGGCGTCGTGACGCTGCGCGGGACGCTGGACCGGCTGACCCAGGCGAACGTCGCGGCCGGCCTGGTCAAGCGCGTCGACGGGGTCGTGCACGTGGACAACGAGCTCTCGTACCGGACCGACGACACCGTCTACGTGGGCATGTAG
- the pflB gene encoding formate C-acetyltransferase produces the protein MTTTVAPHRLDAWRGFSGHRWRRAVDVQRFILDNVTPYLGDGGFLAGPTDRTTALWQRVSELMSVERQRGILDVDTVTPSTITSHRPGYIDRANELIVGLQTDAPLKRAIMPNGGLRMVENGLAAYDYQLDPGVRTIFTTYRKTHNDGVFDAYTPRIRAARKAGIVTGLPDSYGRGRIIGDYRRVALYGADALVAAKEAEKAALDDVRSGADVIRDREEIAEQIRALRELVTMAAGYGYDLTRPAATGREAVQWLYFAYLAAIKEQNGAAMSLGRVSTFLDVYLDRDRHEGRLTEDEAQELVDDLVIKLRMVRFLRTPEYDALFSGDPTWVTEAIGGMARDGRPLVTRTSFRFLQTLYNLGPAPEPNLTVLWSPALPEGFKRYCAQTSIDTSAIQYESDDLLRTRYGDDTGIACCVSATQLGKSMQFFGARVNVAKALLYALNGGRDEMSGAQVGPESEPVGGDVLDYDDVSARFDRMLDWLAETYVDALNVIHYMHDKYAYERLEMALHDHPVKRTMACGIAGLSVAADSLSAIRYATVRPVRDETGLIVDYRTEGEFPVYGNDDDRADTIAVELVHAFMQKLRRRPTYRGALHTQSVLTITSNVVYGTHTGNTPDGRRAGEPFAPGANPMNGRDRHGLMAAALSVAKIPYDDARDGISLTASTVPAGLGRTPADRVTNLVGVLDGYTDAGGFHLNVNVLNRETLLDAMDHPENYPNLTIRVSGYAVNFVKLTREQQRDVVNRTFHQTV, from the coding sequence ATGACCACGACCGTGGCGCCCCACCGGCTCGACGCCTGGCGCGGCTTCTCCGGGCACCGGTGGCGCCGTGCCGTCGACGTCCAGCGCTTCATCCTCGACAACGTCACGCCGTACCTCGGTGACGGCGGGTTCCTCGCCGGCCCGACCGACCGGACCACCGCGCTGTGGCAGCGCGTCTCCGAGCTGATGTCGGTCGAACGGCAGCGCGGGATCCTCGACGTCGACACGGTCACCCCCTCGACGATCACCAGCCACCGGCCGGGCTACATCGACCGCGCGAACGAGCTGATCGTCGGCCTGCAGACCGACGCACCGCTCAAACGGGCGATCATGCCGAACGGCGGCCTGCGGATGGTCGAGAACGGCCTGGCCGCCTACGACTACCAGCTGGATCCCGGTGTGCGGACGATCTTCACGACCTACCGCAAGACGCACAACGACGGGGTCTTCGACGCGTACACCCCGCGGATCCGGGCCGCGCGCAAGGCCGGGATCGTCACCGGGCTGCCCGACTCCTACGGGCGCGGCCGGATCATCGGCGACTACCGCCGCGTCGCGCTCTACGGCGCCGACGCGCTGGTCGCGGCGAAGGAAGCCGAGAAGGCGGCCCTCGACGACGTCCGGTCCGGCGCGGACGTGATCCGGGACCGGGAGGAGATCGCCGAACAGATCCGCGCCCTGCGTGAGCTCGTCACGATGGCCGCCGGGTACGGCTACGACCTCACGCGCCCGGCGGCGACCGGCCGCGAAGCGGTGCAGTGGCTCTACTTCGCCTACCTCGCCGCGATCAAGGAGCAGAACGGCGCGGCGATGTCGCTGGGGCGCGTGTCCACGTTCCTCGACGTCTACCTCGACCGGGACCGGCACGAGGGCCGGTTGACCGAGGACGAGGCGCAGGAACTCGTCGACGACCTGGTGATCAAGCTGCGGATGGTGCGGTTCCTGCGCACGCCCGAGTACGACGCGCTGTTCTCCGGCGACCCGACCTGGGTCACCGAGGCGATCGGCGGGATGGCCCGCGACGGGCGCCCGCTGGTCACCCGGACGTCGTTCCGGTTCCTGCAGACGCTGTACAACCTCGGCCCGGCACCCGAGCCGAACCTCACCGTGCTCTGGTCGCCGGCGTTGCCCGAGGGCTTCAAGCGCTACTGCGCGCAGACCTCGATCGACACCAGCGCGATCCAGTACGAGAGCGACGACCTGCTGCGGACCCGGTACGGCGACGACACCGGGATCGCGTGCTGCGTGTCGGCGACCCAGCTGGGCAAGAGCATGCAGTTCTTCGGTGCGCGGGTGAACGTCGCGAAGGCCTTGCTGTACGCGCTCAACGGCGGCCGCGACGAGATGTCCGGCGCGCAGGTCGGCCCCGAGTCCGAGCCGGTGGGCGGAGACGTCCTGGACTACGACGACGTGTCGGCGCGGTTCGACCGGATGCTCGACTGGCTCGCCGAGACCTACGTCGACGCGCTCAACGTCATCCACTACATGCACGACAAGTACGCCTACGAGCGGCTCGAGATGGCGCTGCACGACCATCCGGTCAAGCGCACGATGGCGTGCGGCATCGCCGGGCTGTCGGTGGCCGCAGACTCGCTGTCGGCCATCCGGTACGCCACGGTGCGGCCGGTCCGCGACGAGACCGGGCTGATCGTCGACTACCGCACCGAAGGCGAGTTCCCGGTCTACGGCAACGACGACGACCGCGCGGACACGATCGCCGTCGAACTCGTGCACGCGTTCATGCAGAAGCTGCGCCGCCGGCCGACCTACCGCGGCGCGCTGCACACGCAGTCGGTCCTCACGATCACGTCGAACGTCGTGTACGGCACGCACACCGGCAACACCCCGGACGGCCGCCGGGCCGGGGAGCCGTTCGCACCGGGCGCGAACCCGATGAACGGCCGCGACCGCCACGGCCTGATGGCCGCCGCGCTCAGCGTCGCCAAGATCCCGTACGACGACGCCCGGGACGGCATCTCGCTGACCGCCTCCACGGTGCCCGCGGGTCTCGGACGGACACCTGCGGACCGGGTCACCAACCTGGTCGGCGTGCTCGACGGGTACACCGACGCCGGCGGCTTCCACCTCAACGTCAACGTCCTGAACCGGGAGACGCTGCTCGACGCGATGGATCACCCGGAGAACTATCCGAACCTCACGATCCGGGTCTCCGGCTACGCGGTGAACTTCGTGAAGCTCACCCGCGAGCAGCAGCGCGACGTCGTCAACCGGACCTTCCACCAGACGGTGTGA
- the pflA gene encoding pyruvate formate-lyase-activating protein, translating to MTIGSVHSWDLSIGVDGPGTRLVLFTAGCPLRCQYCENPDTWHRRNGVPTTVEDVMAKVRRYRRLFDVTGGGVTITGGEPLMQAQFTGEVLAACAAEGIHTALDTSGFLGVRAPDEMLADVGLVLLDLKSWDPATYRKVTGRELVPTLAFAERLARLGRPTWIRFVLVPGLTDAAENVDGLADYVATLPNVERVDVLAYHRFGVAKYAELGVPYRLDGVPEPTGEQLEHARRAFASSGLIVT from the coding sequence GTGACCATCGGCTCGGTTCACTCCTGGGACCTCTCGATCGGCGTCGACGGACCCGGCACCCGGCTGGTGCTGTTCACCGCGGGGTGCCCGCTGCGCTGCCAGTACTGCGAGAACCCCGACACCTGGCACCGGCGCAACGGTGTCCCGACCACCGTGGAGGACGTGATGGCGAAGGTGCGCCGCTACCGTCGCCTGTTCGACGTCACCGGCGGCGGCGTCACGATCACCGGCGGGGAACCGCTGATGCAGGCGCAGTTCACCGGCGAGGTGCTCGCGGCCTGCGCGGCCGAGGGAATCCACACCGCGCTGGACACGTCGGGCTTCCTCGGCGTCCGGGCCCCGGACGAGATGCTGGCCGACGTCGGACTGGTACTGCTGGACCTCAAGTCCTGGGACCCGGCGACGTACCGGAAGGTGACCGGGCGCGAGCTGGTGCCGACACTCGCGTTCGCCGAGCGGCTGGCCAGGCTCGGCCGGCCGACCTGGATCCGGTTCGTGCTGGTGCCCGGGCTCACCGACGCGGCGGAGAACGTGGACGGCCTGGCCGACTACGTGGCGACGCTGCCGAACGTCGAACGGGTCGACGTCCTGGCCTACCACCGCTTCGGCGTGGCGAAGTACGCCGAGCTCGGCGTTCCCTACCGGCTGGACGGCGTGCCGGAGCCGACCGGTGAACAGCTAGAGCACGCACGCCGGGCGTTCGCGTCCAGCGGCTTGATCGTCACCTGA
- the gap gene encoding type I glyceraldehyde-3-phosphate dehydrogenase: MSVRIGINGFGRVGRCFYRIARARGLDVVAVNDLTAPATLAHLLTYDSTFGRLDTEAVVTDDGIAVGDSRFAVTAERDPAALDWGAYGVDLVIESTGRFRARDDAAVHLKSGPKKVLISAPGKNADATVVLGVNEETYDPGRHDVVSNASCTTNCVAPMAKVLNDAFGVERGLMTTIHAYTNDQSLLDAPHKDLRRARSAASSMIPTSTGAAKAVGLVVPELAGKLGGVAVRVPIEDGSLTDLTVQLRRDVTADEVNRAFADAAVGRLNGYLRYSTAPIVSRDIVGDPASCVFDAPLTQADGPLVKVFGWYDNEWGYSARLVDLAEYVAARF; this comes from the coding sequence ATGTCCGTCCGCATCGGAATCAACGGCTTCGGCCGCGTGGGACGCTGCTTCTACCGCATCGCCCGGGCGCGAGGCCTGGACGTCGTCGCGGTCAACGACCTGACCGCACCGGCGACGCTCGCCCACCTGCTGACGTACGACTCGACGTTCGGCCGGCTGGACACCGAAGCGGTGGTGACCGATGACGGTATCGCGGTCGGCGACTCCCGCTTCGCGGTCACCGCCGAACGCGACCCGGCCGCACTGGATTGGGGCGCGTACGGCGTCGACCTCGTCATCGAGTCGACCGGTCGCTTCCGCGCCCGCGACGACGCGGCGGTGCACCTCAAGTCGGGCCCGAAGAAGGTGCTGATCAGCGCCCCGGGGAAGAACGCCGACGCCACCGTGGTACTCGGCGTCAACGAGGAGACCTACGACCCGGGGCGTCACGACGTCGTCTCCAACGCGTCCTGCACGACCAACTGCGTCGCGCCGATGGCCAAGGTGCTCAACGACGCCTTCGGCGTCGAACGCGGGTTGATGACGACGATCCACGCCTACACGAACGACCAGTCGCTGCTGGACGCCCCGCACAAGGACCTGCGGCGGGCCCGGTCGGCCGCGAGCAGCATGATCCCGACCAGCACCGGCGCCGCCAAGGCCGTCGGCCTGGTCGTCCCGGAGCTGGCCGGCAAGCTCGGTGGCGTCGCGGTGCGGGTGCCGATCGAGGACGGCTCGCTGACCGACCTCACGGTCCAGCTGCGCCGGGACGTGACGGCCGACGAGGTCAACCGGGCGTTCGCGGACGCCGCCGTCGGCCGGTTGAACGGCTACCTGCGCTACAGCACGGCGCCGATCGTGTCGCGCGACATCGTCGGTGACCCGGCGTCCTGTGTCTTCGACGCACCGCTCACGCAGGCCGACGGCCCCCTCGTGAAGGTGTTCGGCTGGTACGACAACGAGTGGGGTTACTCCGCCCGCCTGGTCGACCTGGCCGAGTACGTGGCCGCGCGGTTCTGA
- a CDS encoding CBS domain-containing protein, translating to MSSGTSMFWPDEDPLQPTSEEYGADLPVTTVMRPCVVLGENEPITVAWNRMRAHGEVALVVDGAAHVVGLLGLREVSERWPVRPPLSAEPTAGDALRGVRTCRITATTSVRDAVRTLITDQRATAPVVTADGRGLGVVTALDLLTALTGRSSPAGRSSAQPAGA from the coding sequence ATGAGCTCCGGGACGTCGATGTTCTGGCCCGACGAGGATCCGCTGCAGCCGACGTCCGAGGAGTACGGGGCGGACCTGCCGGTGACGACCGTGATGCGCCCGTGCGTGGTGCTGGGGGAGAACGAGCCGATCACGGTGGCGTGGAACCGGATGCGGGCCCACGGGGAGGTCGCCCTGGTCGTCGACGGGGCCGCCCACGTCGTCGGCCTGCTCGGCCTGCGAGAGGTGTCGGAGCGGTGGCCGGTCCGGCCACCGCTGTCCGCCGAGCCCACCGCTGGGGACGCGTTGCGGGGCGTACGGACCTGCCGCATCACCGCGACGACGTCGGTCCGGGACGCGGTGCGGACGCTGATCACGGATCAGCGGGCCACCGCGCCGGTGGTGACGGCGGACGGCCGGGGACTCGGTGTGGTGACCGCTCTGGACTTGCTGACCGCGCTCACCGGCCGGAGTTCACCGGCCGGGCGGAGCTCAGCGCAGCCGGCGGGCGCGTAG
- a CDS encoding universal stress protein encodes MTYAAGAPVTVGVDGSPASLDAVAWAADDAGRRGRSMRLVYVNSWPAYTYAMWPAWGPPESRDGQEAGRLIVTDAARHAAVTAPATRVTTEVVDGGPASVLLDRAEHSALLVVGRRGTGGFPQLVVGSVATQVAIYAGCPVAIVPEHPAPAAGDGPGVVLGVDGSDQCQAAIEYAFTEASLRGRKLTAVRSWYWPSDDPAIVEPAPLPAHHLLEQQRLVSEGLAGWAEKYPDVEVRTVIAHHRPARALLDAAAGAEMLVVGARGSGGFRALLLGSVGETVARHAHCPVVIVRS; translated from the coding sequence ATGACGTACGCAGCGGGAGCCCCGGTCACCGTCGGCGTCGACGGCTCTCCGGCCAGTCTGGACGCTGTGGCCTGGGCGGCGGACGACGCCGGTCGGCGTGGACGTTCGATGCGGCTGGTCTACGTCAACAGCTGGCCGGCCTACACCTACGCGATGTGGCCGGCCTGGGGCCCGCCGGAGAGCCGGGACGGCCAGGAGGCCGGGCGGCTGATCGTCACGGACGCCGCTCGGCACGCCGCGGTGACGGCTCCGGCGACCCGCGTCACGACCGAGGTCGTGGACGGTGGACCGGCGAGTGTTCTCCTCGACCGCGCCGAGCACTCGGCCCTGCTGGTCGTCGGCCGCCGCGGGACCGGCGGGTTTCCGCAGCTGGTGGTGGGGTCGGTCGCGACGCAGGTGGCGATCTACGCCGGCTGCCCGGTGGCGATCGTGCCCGAGCACCCGGCGCCCGCGGCCGGCGACGGTCCCGGCGTCGTGCTGGGAGTCGACGGCAGCGACCAGTGCCAGGCGGCGATCGAGTACGCGTTCACCGAGGCGTCCCTGCGCGGCCGGAAACTGACGGCCGTGCGGTCGTGGTACTGGCCCTCCGACGACCCGGCGATCGTGGAACCGGCCCCGCTGCCGGCCCACCACCTGCTCGAGCAGCAACGGCTGGTCAGCGAAGGGCTCGCCGGCTGGGCGGAGAAGTACCCCGACGTCGAGGTGCGCACCGTGATCGCGCACCACCGGCCGGCGCGGGCGTTGCTGGACGCCGCCGCGGGCGCCGAGATGCTGGTGGTGGGTGCCCGCGGAAGCGGGGGATTCCGCGCGCTGCTGCTGGGATCGGTCGGTGAGACCGTGGCGCGCCACGCGCACTGCCCGGTCGTGATCGTGCGCTCGTGA